From the Nostoc sp. PCC 7107 genome, the window ATGGTTGGTTAGCCGCTTCTTTTCCGGTAGAAAACTTTCAAGCATACACATCACCATTTGGTTATCGCCGTTCTGCGACTGGTGGGTCTAATTGGGAATTTCACGGAGGCTTAGATATAGCTGCACCACAAGGTAGTTATATTCGTAATTGGTGGGTAGGTAGAGTAGTTAAAGTTAGCGATCGCACTGCTTGCGGAACTCACATAGTCATTAAATCCGGCGAGTGGGAACATACATACTGTCATTTGGAAGGTCATGTAGAAAGCGCATCTGGTCGGCGTTACTTGATAGATAGGGCTGGTGGAATTCAGATTTGGGAAGGTCAAGTCATTCCCACTGGAGTCAGGATTGGTCGCGTAGGTATGACAGGACGCACCACCGGGCCGCATCTTCACTGGGGACTGAAATATGCAAATAACTATGTAGACCCTGCTTTAGTATTGCGAGAAATGTTTACTCAGCAACAAATTGCCAGCCGAGAGTCAAAAATTGTTATTCAAGAGTCAAAAAATCAGCACGATTCTGGTTATTAAAATAGACTTTATAATTCTGAATTCTGGCTCTTAACTCCTGAATTATATTTCGGCATTTTGGCATATTTACAGTTGTTAATGTTGCTAGGCTATTTGAGAGAAAAACATCCTAAATTAGAGCAATATTAACTTGATCCTCTGGTATCAGCCAGGGGATTTTTTTATATTCAAACATCAAAAATTAGGAGAACAAAAAATGAGCTACCACATATCACTTGTTAGTTAATTACCTGAAAAATACTTTTGCCCTAACTAATTAGACAGTTACGTATATCTGATGACAGAGAAGAAACTTACTCCGAGGGATTGAGGAAAATTATATCGAAAAAGGATACAAATACAAATATTGAACTCAATAAAATTGTAATCAAAAGATTTTACTTAATAGGAGAAGTTAGAATGGTTGTTGGTATACGGAGACGGTCTATAGGCGTATTTTCTAATCGTAGAGATGCCGAAGAAGCACTACATGAATTGAGAAATTCTGGCTTCCCAATGGATGGAGTTTCGGTGATTGCCAGAGATGCAGACGGTCAAGATGATATTGCTGGTACCCAAGTGAGCGATCGCATCGGAGATAAATCTGATGAAGGTGCGAGAGTTGGTGCAGCTACAGGCGGCGCTTTAGGTGGTTTAACAGGGTTATTAGTTGGTCTTGGCACTTTGGCGATCCCTGGTATTGGGCCAATCATGTTAGCTGGTGCAACAGCAACGGCGATCGCCACTACTATTGCCGGGGCTGGTATTGGTGCAGTAGCTGGTAGTTTAATTGGTGCCTTAATTGGTTTAGGAATCCCCGAAGAACGCGCCAGGGTTTATAATGATCGCGTCCAACGAGGGGGCTATTTAGTTATCGTAGATGGCACAGATGATGAAATCGCTAGAGCAGAAGCTATCCTCCATCGTCGGGGAATTGAAGAATATGGTATTTACGACCATCCCCATACCCAAGAAGTTCATCAGGAAACTGGTTATAACAAACACGCTCTAGGTTACTTTAATCTGCGGCAAGATGCAGAAGCCGCAATTAATGATTTACGAGTTGCCAACTTTCCCGTTAGCCAAATTTCCTTAATTCATCAAGAGTCTGTCAATCAAGATGCTTTAAAAGGCGTGAATTTTAGCGATCGCCTGGATGCTATTCGTTATGGATTACCAGATGACCGCACTCGCTTTTACAATGAGCGCATCAATAACGGTGATTACATAGTTGCAGTCAGTGGTACAGATGACGAAATCAATCGTGCTGCGACCATTCTCAATCGCCATAGAATTCAACAGTGGCAAATTTTTGACCCCCGCAGCCATTCAACAACACCTGTACACCAGCACCAAAACCGCCGCGCCGTGGGTGTATTTTCCCACCGTCGTGATGCAGAAGCCGCACTGAACGAACTGCGTGATGCTGGCTTTCCGATGAATCATGTTTCACTCATCGCTAAAGACACAGACGGTCATGGTATGGCTGGTGTCGGTAATAAAGCCGATGAAGGTGCTAAAGCTGGTGCAGCTACAGGCGGTGCATTAGGTGGCTTAGGCGGCTTATTAGTTGGTTTAGGTGCATTAGCCATTCCGGGAATCGGCCCTGTAATTGCTGGTGGTGCAGTGGCGACAGCCTTAGCCACAACTGTTGCTGGTGGGGCGATTGGTGCAGCCGCAGGTGGTTTAGTTGGCGCATTAGTTGGTTTAGGCATTCCCGAAGACCGCGCCAGAGTGTATGGCGATCGCTTCCAACGCGGTGATTATTTAGTCATGGTTGACGGTACAGAAGCGGAAATTCAACACGCTCAAACCATCCTGCAACGTCGGGGAATTGAAGACTTTGGCATCTTTGACGCTACCGATATCGATCCAGAAGCTCA encodes:
- a CDS encoding M23 family metallopeptidase, which produces MGQRPKKVLLSGATLLVCGLGIVSFSTLGSNVATVTAREAQQRTATRSNGWLAASFPVENFQAYTSPFGYRRSATGGSNWEFHGGLDIAAPQGSYIRNWWVGRVVKVSDRTACGTHIVIKSGEWEHTYCHLEGHVESASGRRYLIDRAGGIQIWEGQVIPTGVRIGRVGMTGRTTGPHLHWGLKYANNYVDPALVLREMFTQQQIASRESKIVIQESKNQHDSGY
- a CDS encoding general stress protein; this encodes MVVGIRRRSIGVFSNRRDAEEALHELRNSGFPMDGVSVIARDADGQDDIAGTQVSDRIGDKSDEGARVGAATGGALGGLTGLLVGLGTLAIPGIGPIMLAGATATAIATTIAGAGIGAVAGSLIGALIGLGIPEERARVYNDRVQRGGYLVIVDGTDDEIARAEAILHRRGIEEYGIYDHPHTQEVHQETGYNKHALGYFNLRQDAEAAINDLRVANFPVSQISLIHQESVNQDALKGVNFSDRLDAIRYGLPDDRTRFYNERINNGDYIVAVSGTDDEINRAATILNRHRIQQWQIFDPRSHSTTPVHQHQNRRAVGVFSHRRDAEAALNELRDAGFPMNHVSLIAKDTDGHGMAGVGNKADEGAKAGAATGGALGGLGGLLVGLGALAIPGIGPVIAGGAVATALATTVAGGAIGAAAGGLVGALVGLGIPEDRARVYGDRFQRGDYLVMVDGTEAEIQHAQTILQRRGIEDFGIFDATDIDPEAHRNLDWTRHQETPVIETGRPNHPVAGNHQDPTVTIVDRRDDVL